In a single window of the Melioribacteraceae bacterium genome:
- a CDS encoding ATP-binding protein: MIISIASGKGGTGKTTIATSLAFVNHGSVYIDCDVEEPNGHILLHPQFHKEAPSTKSLPRIDYSKCNTCGKCAQVCEFHALINLGSEILLIDELCHACGTCEYLCPEKAISEVKKKIGVVREGFSAWNNIKFYDGVLNVGEASASPVIKDVKKNIQPDKLNIIDSPPGTSCSMVEAVKDSDFCILVTESSPFGLHDLNLAIEVLQVLKIPYGVVINKYEKSYTDLENYLNEQRINILMKIPFDKGIAVDYSNGEMPSIFLTKMNEEFKNIVK; this comes from the coding sequence TTGATAATATCTATCGCATCGGGCAAAGGAGGAACAGGTAAAACTACGATTGCGACAAGTCTAGCATTTGTTAATCACGGAAGTGTTTACATCGATTGTGATGTAGAAGAACCAAACGGACATATTCTACTCCATCCTCAATTTCATAAGGAAGCTCCATCGACAAAGAGTCTTCCAAGGATTGATTATTCCAAATGCAATACTTGCGGTAAATGTGCGCAAGTTTGTGAGTTTCATGCATTAATTAATTTGGGTTCGGAAATATTGCTTATCGATGAACTCTGTCATGCATGTGGTACGTGTGAATATTTATGCCCCGAAAAAGCAATCAGTGAAGTAAAGAAAAAGATTGGAGTAGTTAGAGAAGGATTCTCTGCATGGAACAATATAAAGTTTTATGATGGGGTATTAAATGTGGGTGAAGCTTCGGCTTCGCCGGTGATTAAGGATGTTAAAAAAAATATTCAACCAGATAAATTGAATATTATTGATTCTCCTCCAGGAACTTCTTGTTCGATGGTTGAGGCGGTAAAAGATTCTGATTTTTGCATACTCGTCACTGAATCCAGTCCATTTGGATTGCATGATTTGAATCTCGCAATTGAAGTTTTGCAAGTTCTAAAAATTCCATATGGCGTTGTAATAAATAAATATGAAAAATCTTACACGGATCTTGAAAATTATTTAAATGAACAGAGAATAAATATTTTGATGAAAATTCCGTTCGATAAAGGGATCGCGGTAGATTATTCAAATGGAGAAATGCCATCAATATTCTTAACAAAAATGAATGAAGAATTCAAAAACATTGTGAAGTAG
- a CDS encoding NifB/NifX family molybdenum-iron cluster-binding protein has translation MNQRIAVAIEESGAEERVAEHFGRCSKFYVCELDEQNQIHKTETFFNPLVGEHSGACQLPGYVKQFNVNTIIAGGMGQKAVSNFLSFGIDIITAPGLLFEEAITSFLQGKLNGYEACKHDHNHSHNCH, from the coding sequence ATGAATCAAAGAATAGCTGTTGCAATTGAAGAAAGCGGTGCTGAAGAAAGAGTAGCGGAACATTTTGGAAGATGTTCAAAATTTTATGTTTGCGAACTAGATGAACAAAATCAAATTCACAAGACCGAAACATTTTTTAATCCCTTAGTTGGTGAACACAGCGGAGCTTGCCAGCTGCCTGGATATGTAAAACAATTCAATGTAAATACAATTATTGCAGGCGGAATGGGACAAAAAGCAGTTTCAAATTTTTTGTCATTCGGAATTGACATAATAACAGCACCGGGACTTCTTTTTGAAGAAGCGATAACTAGTTTTTTACAAGGTAAACTTAATGGTTACGAGGCATGTAAACATGATCATAATCATAGTCACAATTGTCATTAA
- a CDS encoding NifB/NifX family molybdenum-iron cluster-binding protein yields the protein MLNESKSRIAGKIAVAIEKPEKSSPISEIFGRSKFFLIHNTEDDSEEIISNPFANELGGVGIQSVRFLIEKNVDAVIVKKIGINPYRFFTSANIKVYHYKDGNAHKAIHLVKEEKIEQIDFINKKHFSGRNRERHGKRH from the coding sequence ATGTTGAATGAGTCGAAATCACGCATAGCAGGAAAAATAGCCGTTGCGATAGAGAAACCAGAAAAATCATCTCCTATTTCTGAAATTTTTGGAAGAAGTAAATTCTTCTTGATTCACAATACAGAAGATGATTCGGAAGAAATTATTTCTAACCCGTTCGCAAACGAATTGGGTGGAGTAGGGATACAATCAGTAAGATTTCTTATTGAAAAAAACGTTGATGCTGTAATAGTTAAAAAGATTGGTATAAATCCTTATAGGTTTTTTACATCGGCTAACATAAAAGTTTATCATTACAAAGACGGAAATGCCCACAAAGCTATCCACTTAGTTAAGGAAGAAAAAATAGAGCAAATAGATTTTATAAATAAGAAGCATTTCTCAGGTAGGAATAGAGAGAGACACGGTAAACGACATTAA
- a CDS encoding DUF5320 domain-containing protein: MPNLNGTGPQGQGAMTGRGKGRCSSTQKNQPDKTTEKATDSANVVSGLGHGGKPRGGGGAGKGQGRGRGRGFGKK; this comes from the coding sequence ATGCCAAACTTAAATGGAACTGGTCCACAAGGACAAGGCGCAATGACCGGAAGAGGGAAAGGGCGCTGTTCGAGTACTCAAAAAAATCAACCTGATAAAACAACAGAAAAAGCAACTGATAGCGCAAATGTAGTATCGGGACTTGGGCACGGTGGAAAACCTCGCGGCGGCGGAGGAGCAGGAAAAGGCCAAGGAAGAGGTCGCGGAAGAGGATTTGGAAAGAAATAA
- a CDS encoding CGGC domain-containing protein has translation MKDKIKIGIIICDRYKSCAGGKCFRSIKERVGAFDIYKENDVELIGYTTCGGCPGGNIEYAPEELKKNGAEVIHFATGMVVGYPPCPYIDHFKKFIESKYGMNVVVGTHPIPEKYFLTHSELKTWGSKKLKEIIEPILTNKDIRLSYD, from the coding sequence ATGAAAGATAAAATTAAAATTGGAATTATAATTTGCGACAGATACAAAAGCTGTGCGGGGGGTAAGTGTTTTAGATCTATAAAAGAAAGAGTTGGTGCGTTTGATATTTATAAAGAAAATGATGTTGAACTTATCGGTTACACCACTTGCGGTGGCTGCCCCGGCGGCAATATTGAATACGCACCTGAGGAATTAAAGAAGAATGGCGCTGAAGTTATTCACTTTGCAACCGGAATGGTTGTGGGTTACCCTCCTTGCCCATACATCGATCACTTTAAAAAGTTTATAGAATCAAAATATGGGATGAACGTGGTAGTTGGTACTCACCCGATTCCGGAAAAATATTTTCTTACACATTCCGAATTAAAAACATGGGGATCTAAAAAATTGAAAGAAATTATTGAACCAATACTAACAAACAAAGATATAAGACTTTCATATGATTGA